tcagTCTAGTTTAGGttgtgtttagttttgttaACTTTTTTATTGGTGTCAAAATGCAAGTTAATACCATCAAACTTGTTAAAGTACTTCGAAGCAAAAGGTAAATCAATGATAAGGGAAGATTCGAGTTTGAAAAGTGAATATGAGTAGGATTATGCAAAttatcgatttggttattgaaTCGATTGGAATGATGAAACCGAATAGATTGAAATTGtgtaaaaaattgaatcaaattaactgaaaaaatatgaaaaccaaacaaatagaaaattgaaaaaattaaactagtcgaaaaaaaaaaaaaaacgaacaaaccaaaaattcaaaaaacccAACAACTCACCACTTTTGTGGATTGGGATCGATCGTGGATCATTGATTGGAGTAAAGAGGAAAGGTTGGGATCGATCGAGACGACTACAAAAGACTTTAATCAGATTATAGTCTTGCAATTACAAAGAAATGGCTAAAGGATAAGGAATGATCGatttaattcttttgtttttgtatttttaattttttttaatttaagtaaaaaatgacgtgtttgacaattttgattaattcaattatttttatttttttaacacaaaaattaaccaaaattattaaaatttaaaattgaaccaaatcaataaactttaatttaattatttcagttAAACTGAAATTTTGCAATTCTGATACCAAATATGAGTTGTGGGggtttaaatgatattttcgaAAACTAAGTTAAAAAAGCAAAAAGAGCGCCGACCGGGGACTGAGGTTACATACGTGGGGGGGGCAACATCGTGAATGCGTCCAAGACGAGTGGCATTTTCGGATCCAATCATCCTAAGATCTACCGCCTCGGTCCCATCGACCATTACAAAATACGCTGGAACCAGAGAGATTTGGCAGCAGAGACAAGGACGACGGAAGCGGCGGCccctaagaagaagaagaagatgttgaaggcgccatcatcttcttcttcgccCAATGCGGCCACTAGAGGGCACAAATTTCAAGCCCTAAACAGCAAGTGCTGCCGCTTGCTCGGCGTTTTCTCTAGTCCGTTGACGATTCGCAGACCGAGCGCCGCCGTGTCCTGCTCTTCGTCGTCTGATGGAGCTCCAATTCTGGCGACGTCGGCCGTCAGGGAAACGAACTGGCGGGAGGCCGGGTTGGGGAGGAGCTGGGGGGACCGCCTCAGGTTGGGCAGCTTGGCGGAGGACGGGCTGTCCTACAAGGAGAAGTTCATAGTGAGGTGCTATGAGGTTGGGATAAACAAAACTGCTACTGTTGAAACCATTGCTAATCTTTTGCAGgtaaaacaaaagaagaaatctctccctctatttctctctttgtGTGCGTATTATTATTACTAGGTTCCCGTGTGGTCTGCAAGAGATATGATACTGCATTTCTAGTTTTGGGCGCAATTGCAAGTGCTTGATTTGGAATTCTCACGCTTTTCCCTGTAAATTGGTGgagattttttgttttgtcaaTCTTGCTCAACTGCAATTGAGTAATGACCTTTATCTTATTTAGATTTGCCTGAGCTGGATTTGAATGTGGATGTCTCTTCTCACACGAACTTAAGGGTTGTTGATGtgctcccccccccccggtcTCTCTCTGTTACATATTATCTCCAGATTCATGTATTCTCTGACATTGGGTATGGTAGTGTATTTCGCTCACATGCACGTGCAAGTGCTTGATTTGGAATTCTCACAATTTTCCCTTTCAATGGTTGTTCTTTTAAGCTTTGTCGATTGCAAGTAAGTAATACATTTTCCGTATTTGAATTGTTTACTCTCATATAAAATTAAGGGATTGTTGAATTCTTACAGATAGTGTGGCAACTCTCCCTCGCATGCCCATTCTTTACTTTCCTTGTTTAACCACTTTTTGCGTTGCGACTCGCTGCTTCAATTTTATGCAATTTCTCTGTTTCCTATGTTACCCTGTTGTATCGCATATATTGGTTTTCCAGGTCTATACACTTATCAATTTTGGCAATGGGTGATCTGCCTCAGTTTCTACGCTTTCtggattttattttcaattaatgttCTTGACAAACTTTGTAATATAGGAGGTTGGATGTAATCATGCCCAAAGTGTGGGATTTTCGACAGATGGCTTTGCAACAACCCTTACCATGAGAAAGTTGCATCTCATATGGGTGACTGCTCGCATGCACATTGAAGTTTACAAATACCCAGCTTGGTGAAACTTTTGCTCTCCTATCATAACTTGAATTTTGGTCAAGTATTGATCTTTAATTTATCTTCCATATTGTATGTGGGACAGGAGTGATGTGGTTGAAATTGAAACTTGGTGTCAGAGCGAAGGACGGATTGGGACCAGAAGAGATTGGATCCTCAAGGACTGTGCTACTGGTGAAGTCATTGGGAGGGCTACCAGGTGATGCTTGCTTCAATTGTTGTGTTCTCAAAGcccttttgatcttaaaatgctCAGAAGTTCTAGTTAagcttcttgttttctttttgattgGTAAATAATTATGTCATAAATGCACCCAAAAGGAGCAGGATAAGTTCTAGTGAGGCTATTACCATGTTGAGTGCTTGTATTCACGTATTGCTTGTATTATTTTTCCAGTCCTTCAAATTACAAGTATGAGGAGTATTCTGCATGGGGGAgacattttgtaatatttgacGTTGAAGTATTTGCTATGA
The Diospyros lotus cultivar Yz01 chromosome 12, ASM1463336v1, whole genome shotgun sequence DNA segment above includes these coding regions:
- the LOC127814186 gene encoding oleoyl-acyl carrier protein thioesterase, chloroplastic — protein: MLKAPSSSSSPNAATRGHKFQALNSKCCRLLGVFSSPLTIRRPSAAVSCSSSSDGAPILATSAVRETNWREAGLGRSWGDRLRLGSLAEDGLSYKEKFIVRCYEVGINKTATVETIANLLQEVGCNHAQSVGFSTDGFATTLTMRKLHLIWVTARMHIEVYKYPAWSDVVEIETWCQSEGRIGTRRDWILKDCATGEVIGRATSKWVMMNQDTRRLQKVSDDVREEYLVYCPREPRLAFPEENNGSLKKISKLEDPAQYSRLGLVPRRADFDMNQHVNNVTYIGWVLESMPQEVIDTHELETITLDYRRECQHDDVVDSLTSPEPGDETASSELHGSTNGATGASAKERDDYCQFLHLLRLSGDGLEINRGRTEWRRKKPAM